The nucleotide sequence TCACAATGCGGAGATTATATGACGGAAGATTCAAGTCTGCTGATTTTAAGAGATTTGGTTAAACCGAAAAAGGAAATCGAAACGCATATTTCCCACGTTTTGCTTACTGATGATTATGTCTACAAACTGAAGAAAAAGGTGGACTTCGGTTTCCTGAATTTCAAGCTTTCAAAGGACAGGAAGCGCTTTTGTATTCTGGAAAAAGAACTGAACCAGCGTTTTTGCCAGAATGTATATGAGGATGCTTTGAAGATTGCCAGACGCGGCTCCGAATTTGTTCTCGTTCCGGCCACAAGCACACTGACGGCAGTGGATTATGTTGTAAAAATGAAAAGAATTCCTGAAAAGGATTTTCTGAAAAACAGAATCGAAAAAGGTGAAATTTCCCAGGATAACGCAAGAGAGATAGGACAACAGACAGCAGAGTTATTCCAAAATATTGAAACTTCGGTTGAAGCTGCAGAAGAAAACGGCGGCTATAAAACGGTACGATATAATTGTGAAGAAAATTTCCAGCAAACTGAAAAGTATAGCGGCACATTAATAGACAGTAAGTATTATGACTTTATAAAGAAAAAAACATTAGATTTTCTGGATAATAATCAAAATATTTTTACAAACAGAGTATCCGGGGGATATGTAAAAGACGGACACGGGGATTTGAGGCTGGAACATATTTTTTTCCAAAACCAAAAAGTCGGACTGATGGACTGTATAGAGTTCAACAGAAGGATGCGTTTCAACGATGTCATATCCGATTTCGTTTTTCTCTGCACTGAACTTGACCAAATCGGCAAATATGAACTCTCGGACGCCTTTCTTGAGGGATTTCTCAGTGTCTATGACGATGAGGACTCACAAAAACTGATAAATTTTTATAAATGTTACAGGGCTTTTGTAAGGGCAAAAGTCACCTGTTTCTTATTGGAAGAGAAAGGTGAAAACTGGGAAAATTACACCCAAAAGAAAGAAGAACTAAACAGGCTAATGGAATTAAGTCTTACATATTCAATTAACATGGATGGAGTAAAAACTCTTCTTTTCACGGGTCTTATGGGAACAGGTAAAAGTAAAAATGCAAAGGCTTTTGTAAAAAAATACCCTGGCCGCCTTCTGAGTACTGATTATTATAGAAAAATCACAGCCGGTCTTGATCCCAAATCAAAAATTTATGATGAATACGGCAAAGGTTTATACTCAAAAGAGAATTCACAAATATTATACAAAAAACTCGGTGAGATAGCCTGTAAATACAGCAAATTAGGCAGGATGACGGTAGTTGACGGCAGTTTCTCGAAAAACGATTTTCTTGAAATATTCAGGAACGATAATAATCTGCATATAATCAAACTCAAATTTACAGCTGATGAAGATGAAATAATTAAAAGACTGCAGAAACGGCTGAGCAAATCCTCTGTTTCCGACGGAAGGCCGGAAATTTTTGATAAACAGATGAAATCTGCAGAGGATATAGGTGCTGGACTGGTAGTGGACACTACCGAAGCAGCTGTGGATGATAATTTAATAAAAATAGAAAATTTTTTGATTGATGAAGCATAACTTTATAATAAAACCGATAAACTCTCCTTTTGAAGATACTGCTTTTTTTGTGCGCAATATTTACAAGAAAAAGGCCTTTCTTCTGGATTGCGGAAGACTCGGCAATATCTCAAACAGTGAAGTCCTCAGCATAAGTGATATTTTTATCAGTCATGCCCATGTGGATCATTTTTATGGATTTGACAGAATATTAAGAAGTTTCTTGAGATCTGAGAAGCATATTAGATTTTTCGGGCCACCCGGAATTATCGAAAATGTCAGCGGCAAACTCAGAGGATACACATGGAATTTGGTTCAGGACTACAAATTTACTCTCGAAGTAATAGAATTAAGCAGCAAAAAACCTTACAAAAGGGCAATGTTCAGATCCTACGAATCATTCAAGCCCGAAATTGAGAAGTATAGCCCTGAAAAGATAGATTTGGGGGACGGATTCACCCTTACATTTCAATTTTTCGATCACGGAACAATCTCCGTAGGTTACAGAATAAACGAATTTATTCACATAAATATTAAGAAAAATTCATGTGAACAGTATGGGTTTATCCCCGGCAAATGGCTGACCGAGCTAAAAGACGAACTGAGAAAAGGAAACAGGGAAACAATCCTTAATGTGTCCACTTTTGACGGCACAAAAGAATACAGCATAAAAGAACTTGAGGAAATGCTCGTTATATATTCACCGGCTCAGGATTTAACATTCATTACGGACAACGCTCCCACATATGAAAATTATGTAAAGGCAATAAATTTTGCCGAAAACAGCCATATTCTGCTTATCGAAAGTATGTTTATGAAAACGGATGTAACACACGCCGTTAAAAAGAAGCATTTAACCACGGATCTGGCCAAGAATATCTTCTGTAAAAGTGGAAGCAAATATGTGAAATTTTTTCACTTTGCACCCAAATACGAAAAGGAAAAACCCGCTTTTTATCAGAATCTCTATAACGGCGTGGCTAAAAAAATCTTCAAATAAATTTATCAGGCTATTTTTTCAAAAACCCTTTTTAACAGTCTTGCCACTTTCTCCACAGATGAAAGGCTTAAACGCTCAGCAGGGCTGTGAGCATCAATTATAGTGGGTCCCAGGGATATCATTTCCATATTTTCGAATTTTTCACCGATTACACCGCATTCAAGTCCGGCATGGACAACATCTACTTTAGGAGCTTTTCCGAAAATTTCGGAATAGGTATTCTTAAATATGCTGACTATTTCAGAATCGGGTTCAGGAAGCCATCCGGGATACTCATTTCCCGTCTCATACTCAGCACCAGCTTTTAAAGCGCAGCCTTCTATCAAGGCCGTCAAGTCATTAAGATTAGACGGGTTAGAGCTCCGCTGACTGACCAAACTCATAAAAGAGCTGTTTTCAATTTTTATTGTGGCCAGATTGGACGATGTTTCCACTTTATCAGGCATCTTAGAATCATAGGAGTAGACTCCGTGAGGAATTTCGTTAATCATACTGACAATTTGGACTGAATCATCCTGTGTTAAAAAACCTGAGCCGCTGTTTTTTGCAGTTTTCAAATCAAACAATCCGGTATCAAACTCCGCCAGTGTATCTTCTATGTTTTTTCTTGTGATTTCACCTTCTACCATAAATTCTGCGAAGGCGCTGCGGGGGATAGCATTATGAGCTGTTCCCCCGTTAATATCCGATATGTAAACAGGATAATTTTTGTTAACAGCCCCAAGCATTTCTCCCAACATCTTTATCGCATTCGGTCTGCCTTTATGTATATCAAGTCCTGAGTGCCCCCCTTCCAATCCTTTGATTTCAAGCTTGAACATCTCAGCAGCATCAAGATTAATAAAATCATATTTTTTGTTTATCAACGTATCCCTTCCACCGGCACATCCGATAATAAACTCTCCCTCCGTTTCCGTATCAAGATTTATCAAAGTGCTTCCGGTTAGCATGTCTTCTTCCAGACCGGAAGCTCCAACAAGTCCCCTCTCCTCATCCACTGTGAAAAGAAGCTCCAGATTGGGCTTAGGCGACTTTTCCTCTGACAATAAAAACGCCAGAGCCATACCGGCTCCGTTATCAGCACCTAATGTAGTACCTTCGGCTTTAAGCCAGTCATCTTTAATTGTCATCTTAATGGGGTCTTTGCTGAAATCATGCCTTGCACCACTTTCTTTCTCACACACCATATCCATATGATTTTGGATAACAACGGTGTTATTACTGCCGGTGTCAATTTTTACACAAATGTTACCGGTTTTATCCGTTTTTGTTTCAAATCCGTTATCGTGAGCCCTTTTCATTATCCATTCCGCAATCATTTTTTCATTACCGGAACATCTTGGTATCCGGGATATTTCCCCAAATATTTCCATAAATTCTTTAAGATAGCTCATTTTTCACCCTGTTTATAATTATTGAAACCCAATTTACACTATATTATTTCCAAACTCAATAACGCACAACTTATAAACTCCCAAAATTTTCACATTTTAATGCGTGAGAACCGTAATGCGTGATGGGTAATGGGTAATGGGTGATGGGTTCAAGGTTCAAGGTTTACCCTGTGAGCTTTGAATAATTCAGGAAGCGGGGGTTCAGCCCCGCCACAGAATAACGTCAGTTTTCAAACGGAAGCCCGTGCAACTGCAGGGCTAAACCCCTGCCTCCGAAACCTAACACTAATTCTCTCTTTCCCATATTTACCTTTACCTTTACCTTTGCCTCTGCCTCTGCCTCTGCCTTTGCCTCTGCTTTTGCTTTTAACTTAGCGCTTAAAACTTAACACTTAGCACTTCACTCTCTCCCTATTTCCAGCTGTTTATCCTTTTAAACTCGTTCTAAATAATATTGATAAGAAAATTTTAGTGGCTCTAAAAATAAATCTTGACACAAGTAGACTCAGATATATCTTTATAAATGTAAAGAAAATAATTCATTAAGGAGGTGCAGATATGTTACCTAAAAGAACACAAAAAGGACTTTCTCCTTTCAGAGGAATTGACAGTCTGCAGGATGAAATGAACAGATTGTTCAATGACTTCTTTTCTCCGGATGAAAGACTGCTGGGAGAAATGGAATTTACACCCTCGATTGATATCTCCGAAAACAAGAATGAAATTGTTGTCAAAGCTGATTTGCCCGGCATGGAGGAAAAAGATATCGATGTGAGCATAGCCGGCGACCTTTTGACAATCAAGGGTGAGAGAAAAGAGGAAAAAGAGGAGAAAGAGGAAGATTATTACCGCAGAGAAAGGGTGTACGGTTCTTTCTCCAGACAAATCACACTGCCGAAGCATATTAAACGTGAAGATGTAAAGGCAAAATTTAAAAACGGTGTACTGAAAATCACACTTCCCAAATCGGAAGACTACAAAGAGAAAGAAGTAAAAATCGAACTTGAAAAATAACAAGAAAGGGGCTCAAAGCCCCTTTTTTTCATAATACAGGCGACAACGTTCTGCAGACGCCTTCAAATATCCTGTTGATGAATTTTTTGTTTTGCAGGGTGCTAAGTTCAATCTGGCTGGCCATCTCAAAATAGGAATCTATAAGATCCGTGGTGTTTGAAGCAAATTTTTTTGAATATATTACAACGTTCAACTCAAAGTTAAGCCTGAAACTGCGGGCATCCATATTTGCAGAACCAAGGGTTGTCCAGAAACCGTCAATCATGATAATCTTGGCATGAAGCATAACATTTCTCGTTTCATATATATCAACACCTGCTTCCACTAATTCTTCGTAATAAGAGCGTCCGGCTGCAGCAACAAAAGGGTGATTATTTTTGCCGGGCAGAAGGATTCTGACTTTCACTCCGCGCTTGGAAGCATTCTTCAGCGTTTGGATTATGGGTTGATCAGGAACCAGGTAGGGCGTGATTATATCGATTGTTTTTTCTGCAGCACTGAGAGTGGAAAAGATTGTATCATATATGAGCGGGCTGCTCTGATCAGGACCTGAAGGAATAACATGGAGATTAATATCTCCGCCCACTCTGGCATGCTTTTTATGGAGTAAATCCGTGATATCTTCACCGGTGGCAAAGTACCAATCTTCGGAGAAAACCTCTTCAACTGCATAAACTGCATCTCCGCTGAAACGAACATGTGTGTCCACCCATTTGGTACTGCCAATAATATCTCCAATATATTCATTTCCTATATTGATACCGCCTGTATAACAAACCCTTCCATCCACAACCACAATTTTTCTGTGATTTCTGAAGTTCATGCGCAAAATACTCTTATAGTTTAATGGAGACAAAAAGGCGGCACATTTTCCGCCATTTCTTTTTAAATTTTTCAGATAATTCTTCAAAGTGATTCCAACAGCGCCCATACCGTCGTAGAGAAAAAATACCTTAACTCCCTGTTCAGCTTTATACTCAATCAGTTTAAGAAAAAAATCACCCGTTTCATCCTGTCTGAAAACATAGTATTCTATTAAAATATAATGTCTGGCATTAAGCAGATCCCTGGCAAGTTTGGAATATTTGTCCGTTGCACTGGGTAAGAGTTCAAGATCATAACAGAGCTGCGGCTTTAAATTTGTAACCGTTTCCACAAGATTGGCCAGGCGGGAATTTTTGTATTCGGGCATTTTGTCAAAATATTTTTTAACACTGACATTTCGCCTGCTTTTCAACTTGACATCAACCAGCTTTTTAAGCCTGGGATTGCCGAAAATAAGATAAAGCAAGGCTCCCAGATA is from Flexistipes sinusarabici DSM 4947 and encodes:
- a CDS encoding AAA family ATPase, with product MTEDSSLLILRDLVKPKKEIETHISHVLLTDDYVYKLKKKVDFGFLNFKLSKDRKRFCILEKELNQRFCQNVYEDALKIARRGSEFVLVPATSTLTAVDYVVKMKRIPEKDFLKNRIEKGEISQDNAREIGQQTAELFQNIETSVEAAEENGGYKTVRYNCEENFQQTEKYSGTLIDSKYYDFIKKKTLDFLDNNQNIFTNRVSGGYVKDGHGDLRLEHIFFQNQKVGLMDCIEFNRRMRFNDVISDFVFLCTELDQIGKYELSDAFLEGFLSVYDDEDSQKLINFYKCYRAFVRAKVTCFLLEEKGENWENYTQKKEELNRLMELSLTYSINMDGVKTLLFTGLMGTGKSKNAKAFVKKYPGRLLSTDYYRKITAGLDPKSKIYDEYGKGLYSKENSQILYKKLGEIACKYSKLGRMTVVDGSFSKNDFLEIFRNDNNLHIIKLKFTADEDEIIKRLQKRLSKSSVSDGRPEIFDKQMKSAEDIGAGLVVDTTEAAVDDNLIKIENFLIDEA
- a CDS encoding ribonuclease Z, coding for MKHNFIIKPINSPFEDTAFFVRNIYKKKAFLLDCGRLGNISNSEVLSISDIFISHAHVDHFYGFDRILRSFLRSEKHIRFFGPPGIIENVSGKLRGYTWNLVQDYKFTLEVIELSSKKPYKRAMFRSYESFKPEIEKYSPEKIDLGDGFTLTFQFFDHGTISVGYRINEFIHINIKKNSCEQYGFIPGKWLTELKDELRKGNRETILNVSTFDGTKEYSIKELEEMLVIYSPAQDLTFITDNAPTYENYVKAINFAENSHILLIESMFMKTDVTHAVKKKHLTTDLAKNIFCKSGSKYVKFFHFAPKYEKEKPAFYQNLYNGVAKKIFK
- the pepD gene encoding beta-Ala-His dipeptidase is translated as MSYLKEFMEIFGEISRIPRCSGNEKMIAEWIMKRAHDNGFETKTDKTGNICVKIDTGSNNTVVIQNHMDMVCEKESGARHDFSKDPIKMTIKDDWLKAEGTTLGADNGAGMALAFLLSEEKSPKPNLELLFTVDEERGLVGASGLEEDMLTGSTLINLDTETEGEFIIGCAGGRDTLINKKYDFINLDAAEMFKLEIKGLEGGHSGLDIHKGRPNAIKMLGEMLGAVNKNYPVYISDINGGTAHNAIPRSAFAEFMVEGEITRKNIEDTLAEFDTGLFDLKTAKNSGSGFLTQDDSVQIVSMINEIPHGVYSYDSKMPDKVETSSNLATIKIENSSFMSLVSQRSSNPSNLNDLTALIEGCALKAGAEYETGNEYPGWLPEPDSEIVSIFKNTYSEIFGKAPKVDVVHAGLECGVIGEKFENMEMISLGPTIIDAHSPAERLSLSSVEKVARLLKRVFEKIA
- a CDS encoding Hsp20/alpha crystallin family protein — encoded protein: MLPKRTQKGLSPFRGIDSLQDEMNRLFNDFFSPDERLLGEMEFTPSIDISENKNEIVVKADLPGMEEKDIDVSIAGDLLTIKGERKEEKEEKEEDYYRRERVYGSFSRQITLPKHIKREDVKAKFKNGVLKITLPKSEDYKEKEVKIELEK
- the cls gene encoding cardiolipin synthase yields the protein MNVFRLFAEYFSLILSIVLVLVVLSGRKEARATFSWVLIIIFFPYLGALLYLIFGNPRLKKLVDVKLKSRRNVSVKKYFDKMPEYKNSRLANLVETVTNLKPQLCYDLELLPSATDKYSKLARDLLNARHYILIEYYVFRQDETGDFFLKLIEYKAEQGVKVFFLYDGMGAVGITLKNYLKNLKRNGGKCAAFLSPLNYKSILRMNFRNHRKIVVVDGRVCYTGGINIGNEYIGDIIGSTKWVDTHVRFSGDAVYAVEEVFSEDWYFATGEDITDLLHKKHARVGGDINLHVIPSGPDQSSPLIYDTIFSTLSAAEKTIDIITPYLVPDQPIIQTLKNASKRGVKVRILLPGKNNHPFVAAAGRSYYEELVEAGVDIYETRNVMLHAKIIMIDGFWTTLGSANMDARSFRLNFELNVVIYSKKFASNTTDLIDSYFEMASQIELSTLQNKKFINRIFEGVCRTLSPVL